One Mesorhizobium sp. L-2-11 genomic region harbors:
- a CDS encoding L-idonate 5-dehydrogenase codes for MIDSAIAATLFGPEDLRLVEHPLGPLAPGMVRVRFGAGGICGSDLHYFRHARTGDFVVTSPLVLGHEVAGEIVEISADAPGLAVGDRVAVNPSRWCGQCARCAEGRVNLCENIYFMGSASKTPHMQGGFASLFDATPAQCVKIPPDVSYQAAALAEPLAVSLHAVARAGDIAGRNVILFGAGPIGLLTMLAAKLNGCGELTVADIAEAPLAFASRLGANRTIDLSGGDDELKALAAGKAIDVAFEISGTAAGLAAAIASVRRGGTVVQLGNLPGGQIPVAANAVMAKEINLNGTFRFGAEFNQAVDLIVSGDIDVLKLVTAERPLASACDAFRLAADRSQSVKVVLTAD; via the coding sequence TTGATCGACAGTGCAATCGCCGCAACGCTGTTCGGCCCCGAGGATCTACGCCTCGTCGAGCATCCGCTCGGCCCCCTCGCGCCGGGAATGGTGCGCGTGCGCTTCGGCGCAGGCGGCATCTGTGGTTCTGACCTGCACTATTTCCGCCATGCGCGGACCGGCGATTTCGTCGTCACCTCGCCGCTCGTGCTCGGCCACGAGGTCGCCGGAGAGATCGTCGAAATCAGCGCGGACGCGCCAGGACTTGCCGTCGGCGATCGCGTGGCGGTCAACCCGTCGCGCTGGTGCGGACAATGCGCGCGATGCGCCGAGGGTCGCGTCAATCTCTGTGAAAACATTTATTTCATGGGCTCGGCGTCGAAAACGCCGCACATGCAAGGCGGTTTTGCCAGCCTGTTCGATGCCACGCCGGCGCAATGCGTCAAGATTCCGCCCGATGTCTCCTACCAGGCCGCGGCACTCGCCGAACCGCTCGCCGTCAGCCTGCATGCTGTCGCACGGGCCGGCGACATCGCCGGCCGCAACGTCATCCTGTTCGGCGCCGGCCCTATCGGGCTGCTGACCATGCTCGCCGCCAAGCTCAACGGATGCGGCGAGCTGACCGTCGCCGACATAGCAGAGGCGCCGCTCGCCTTCGCCAGCAGACTTGGAGCAAACAGGACGATCGACCTGTCTGGCGGCGACGACGAGCTCAAGGCGCTCGCGGCCGGCAAGGCGATCGATGTCGCGTTCGAGATTTCAGGCACCGCAGCCGGTCTCGCCGCGGCGATCGCCAGCGTCCGGCGCGGCGGCACGGTCGTTCAGCTTGGCAATCTGCCGGGTGGCCAGATCCCGGTGGCCGCCAACGCGGTGATGGCCAAGGAAATCAATCTGAACGGCACGTTCCGTTTCGGTGCGGAATTCAACCAGGCGGTCGATCTCATCGTCAGCGGGGATATAGATGTCCTGAAGCTGGTGACCGCCGAACGCCCCCTCGCCTCGGCCTGCGATGCCTTTCGGCTGGCCGCCGACCGCTCGCAGAGCGTCAAGGTCGTGCTGACCGCCGACTGA